A region of Salvelinus alpinus chromosome 6, SLU_Salpinus.1, whole genome shotgun sequence DNA encodes the following proteins:
- the LOC139578283 gene encoding gastrula zinc finger protein XlCGF48.2-like produces MYLYSLNMSKIQLLRVFLNDRLTAAADEIFGVVEKMIAEYQEEVVRLQRLLDIVLQPEIPLNLHRADFQQLTLSEAEIPPEQQHYEQEWSHNLGLEDPETIQFKDEEEELRTSQEEEQIQRIETVTKDDIFTPACVKSDCVEYPTQLSNIYQAQKEGNKERDTLPSTTTEQIKTEPDGEDYRESEPTSVSQPPLAVNPVCSAVQSGMENKRPPSGFKQVKSKRTEMVKGQRSRINTKGKKSTQLSLLKSSSQGHATPCCKVCGKYFHYMGSLIKHVQTHTKDKETLCGVCGKHMESTEGMKEHLQTHIAARLCCHVCGKWFSKNSKLTVHMRSHTGEKPFSCPVCGTCFMQTGDLKRHMRTHTGEKPYLCPDCGKGFSVASNLSVHIKIHTGEKGEPDSALAPI; encoded by the exons atgtattTGTATTCTTTAAATATGTCTAAAATACAGTTGTTGAGGGTTTTTCTCAACGATAGATTAACAGCTGCTGCCGATGAGATATTCGGGGTCGTTGAAAAAATGATAGCAGAGTATCAGGAGGAAGTTGTCCGTCTACAGAGGCTGCTCGACATTGTTCTTCAACCTGAGATACCGTTAAACCTACACAGAGCAG ACTTCCAGCAGCTCACTCTCTCTGAAGCGGAGATCCCCCCGGAGCAGCAGCACTATGAGCAGGAGTGGAGCCACAATCTGGGGCTGGAGGACCCAGAAACCATACAATttaaagatgaagaggaggaactccggaccagtcaggaggaagagcagATTCAACGGATTGAGACTGTTACTAAAGATGACATATTCACTCCTGCCTGTGTGAAAAGTGACTGTGTGGAGTACCCAACTCAGCTCTCAAATATCTATCAAGCTCAAAAGGaaggaaacaaagagagagacactCTACCCAGTACTACAACTGAACAGATCAAAACAGAACCTGATGGAGAGGACTATAGGGAATCAGAACCAACCAGTGTCTCTCAGCCCCCCCTTGCAGTAAATCCAGTATGTTCTGCAGTTCAAAGTGGTATGGAGAATAAAAGACCTCCATCAGGTTTTAAGCAAGTCAAATCAAAGAGAACAGAGATGGTTAAAGGACAAAGGTCCCGTATCAATACTAAGGGTAAGAAATCTACTCAGTTGTCCCTCCTGAAATCATCCAGTCAAGGTCATGCTACTCCTTGTTGTAAGGTGTGCGGTAAGTATTTTCATTACATGGGCTCATTGATTAAACATGTTCAAACTCATACAAAGGATAAAGAAACACTTTGTGGAGTGTGTGGAAAGCATATGGAGTCCACAGAAGGTATGAAAGAGCACCTCCAAACTCACATTGCAGCTaggttgtgttgtcatgtttgtGGTAAATGGTTCAGCAAGAACAGTAAGCTGACAGTGCACATGAGGagccacacaggggagaaacctttTTCCTGCCCTGTTTGTGGTACATGCTTCATGCAGACTGGAGATCTGAAAAGACACATGAGGACCCATACTGGGGAGAAACCATATCTCTGTCCTGATTGTGGAAAAGGATTCAGCGTTGCCAGTAATCTGTCAGTGCATATAaagattcacacaggagagaaaggagaaccAGATTCAGCACTGGCACCAATCTGA